DNA sequence from the Selenomonas timonae genome:
TGTCGATCATGAGCATATCTGGGAGGATGTGCAGGATGTAGGGACGTAGGGCGGCGTTCTCATCAGCGGCTGTGCGTGCTGCGCGATCCGTCCGTGCGTCTCCGGGCAGGATGAGGCTTGCGCCTGCCGCCGCTCCATGCAGAGCACCAGTGAGCGCCGCCGAAACAGCGGTGCTTTCCTCCCGTTCATATGCACCGAGGATGAGGATGGGATAGGTGCGGGCGAGGGCATATGCTGTTTCGTATGCGGTGCGTGTGTCCTTTATGACCTGTGAGACGGTGAAAATATGGACGGGGATGGATGCCGACGCCGTGAGTGTGTTGAGAATGTATGCCAGATCGGCGGGCAGTTCCCTGTCTGTGATGAGGAGGAGGGCTGCCTTTGTGTCTATGGGCGGGCGCTCCGTGCCGAGGATGCCTGCAAGCTGCACGGCGATCCGCTCGAGATAGCCGAGGCTGTGGATGGGCTTTGCGAGGTTGTCGAGGCGGTATTGACAGGCATCCATGGAGGCGTGCTGGGGGGGAGAGACTGGCAGGAGCGCCCCTTCCACCGCTGCGCGATTCCCCTCCCCCGTGTCGCACGGGGGAGGCATTGCATTATGCGAGGGTGCATCCACCGCTTCCCATATTTTCAGCATCCGTTCCAGCAGTCGCAGCGCAATCGAGGAGCCTGCCGCCTCGCTGAGGCGGATGTCGAGGCGGAGGATGGGCGTGAGTCCGAGGCGGCGGAGTGCGTGGGGATGGGAGTGCTCCGTCAGGGAGGCATGCGAGGCGAGCAGATAATGTGCACAGTCGGGGGCGAGGGCGTGGGCGATGAGCGCAGCAGATGTCGTATTCGCTCCGTCGAGGATGACGAGCATGTGCCGCGCGGCAGCGCCGAGGATAATACCCGCGATGCAGCCGAGTTCAAAGCCGCCGACCTTCGCGAGGACATCCAGTCCGTCATGCGGATCGGGACGATTGACACTGAGTGCGCGGCGGACAATCTCAATCTTGTGCGCGAGGCGCGCGTCCGAGATATTCGCACCCCGTCCCGTGACCTCCTCAGGTGTTAGTCCAAGGAATGCCGCAACGATGGCGGCGCTCGAAGTGGTATTCGATATGCCCATCTCGCCGGGGAGGATGCAGCGATCGCCGCGATCTGCGCAGTCGTTTGCGAGTACGATGCCCGTCTCAATGGCTGCAATCGCCTGTGCGCGCGTCATGGCAGAGCCCTTCGTCATATTCGCCGTGCCGCGTGCAATACTGTGTTGCAAGAGTCCCGGAATATCATCATAAGCGGCATTTACACCGAGATCGGCAACGACGAGGCGCGCCCCCGCATAGTTTGCGGCTGCATTCGCTGCGCCGCCGCGTGCAATGAGATAGTTGCACATCATATTCAGCGTGGTTTCGGGCGGATAGGCACTGACGCTCTCGGCGGCAACGCCGTGGTCGGCGCAGGAGATAATGACGCTCGTCTGCGGCGGTGCGGGATGGCGCTCGCCCGTGATGTTCATATAGCGAAGGAGGATGGAGCGCAGATGTCCGAAATCTGTGCTTGTCTGTGCGGACAGCGCAGCGTCGACTGCCGAGGAAAGCTCCGTGTCGGGGACATGGATTGCCACTACCGTTTGTTCAAGAAGATTCATGCGCGCGCCTTTTCCTTTTCCATGCGTTTCAGCGAGAGCCCAATGCGCCCGCGTGCCTCGTCGATGCTGATGATCATGACATCGAGCGAGTCGCCGACGGACAGGACATCGAGCGGATGGC
Encoded proteins:
- a CDS encoding nicotinate-nucleotide--dimethylbenzimidazole phosphoribosyltransferase: MNLLEQTVVAIHVPDTELSSAVDAALSAQTSTDFGHLRSILLRYMNITGERHPAPPQTSVIISCADHGVAAESVSAYPPETTLNMMCNYLIARGGAANAAANYAGARLVVADLGVNAAYDDIPGLLQHSIARGTANMTKGSAMTRAQAIAAIETGIVLANDCADRGDRCILPGEMGISNTTSSAAIVAAFLGLTPEEVTGRGANISDARLAHKIEIVRRALSVNRPDPHDGLDVLAKVGGFELGCIAGIILGAAARHMLVILDGANTTSAALIAHALAPDCAHYLLASHASLTEHSHPHALRRLGLTPILRLDIRLSEAAGSSIALRLLERMLKIWEAVDAPSHNAMPPPCDTGEGNRAAVEGALLPVSPPQHASMDACQYRLDNLAKPIHSLGYLERIAVQLAGILGTERPPIDTKAALLLITDRELPADLAYILNTLTASASIPVHIFTVSQVIKDTRTAYETAYALARTYPILILGAYEREESTAVSAALTGALHGAAAGASLILPGDARTDRAARTAADENAALRPYILHILPDMLMIDTELTAGIAGILGIEIVRAALHVVNEMKTFTETGVAVAIDGAGAGRQVNT